Proteins from a single region of Desulfobacter postgatei 2ac9:
- a CDS encoding class I SAM-dependent DNA methyltransferase, which translates to MPDKEQKFFDSLDKKLWNAADKLRATLDAAQYKHAVLGLLFVKYVSDAFDMRRQELTEQFNTPGHDYFLDPGDYYAEAEYQAEIADELEIRDYYTEKNVFWVPQLARWQILRDNATLAPGTGIKIKNGKTHTYTFRSVGRLIDDALEAIEQDNPKLKGVLNKSYGRLQIDQSKLIELINLLSQIPFAHDTLQFKDILGHVYEYFLGQFALAEGKKGGQFYTPKSIVSLIVEMLQPFRGRVYDPAMGSGGFFVQSERFIKAHGGSLGSVSIYGQEYNHTTWQLAAMNMVIRGLDFNFGKEPANTFTNDQHPDLRADTIMANPPFNMKEWNTGVSDNDPRWQYGRPPTNNANFAWLQHMFYHLAPNGSMGLLLANGSMSSNTNTEGQIRKALIENDLVECMVALPGQLFTNTQIPACIWFLTRNKKARNSFRDRSGEVLFIDARNLGYMKDRVLRDFKKEEIDKIAGAFHAWRKGEGYADEAGFCMSAKLDVITKHDHVLTPGRYVGAAEAEEDGEPFADKMARLTARLSGQFNESAKLEEQIKQNLAGLGYKI; encoded by the coding sequence ATGCCGGATAAAGAACAAAAATTTTTTGATTCCCTGGATAAAAAGCTGTGGAATGCGGCGGACAAGCTGCGCGCCACCCTGGATGCGGCCCAGTATAAGCATGCGGTCCTGGGGCTGTTGTTTGTCAAATATGTTTCGGACGCTTTTGACATGCGGCGGCAGGAGCTGACCGAGCAGTTCAACACGCCCGGGCATGACTATTTTCTTGATCCCGGGGATTATTACGCCGAGGCCGAATACCAGGCCGAGATCGCTGACGAGCTGGAGATTCGGGACTATTACACCGAAAAAAACGTCTTCTGGGTGCCGCAGCTGGCCCGCTGGCAGATCCTGCGCGACAATGCCACCCTTGCGCCGGGCACCGGGATCAAGATCAAAAACGGCAAGACCCACACCTACACCTTCCGCAGTGTTGGGCGGCTCATCGACGATGCCCTGGAGGCCATTGAACAGGACAATCCAAAGCTAAAAGGTGTACTGAATAAATCATACGGACGTTTGCAGATCGATCAGTCCAAACTTATTGAGCTGATCAACCTGCTTTCCCAGATTCCCTTTGCCCACGACACCCTGCAGTTCAAGGACATCCTTGGGCATGTCTATGAATATTTTCTCGGTCAGTTCGCCCTGGCCGAAGGCAAGAAGGGTGGCCAGTTTTACACCCCGAAATCCATTGTTTCTCTGATTGTCGAGATGCTGCAGCCCTTTCGGGGTCGGGTATATGATCCGGCCATGGGTTCCGGCGGCTTCTTTGTGCAGAGCGAGCGGTTTATCAAGGCGCATGGCGGAAGCCTCGGCAGTGTCTCCATCTACGGCCAGGAGTACAACCACACCACCTGGCAGCTGGCAGCCATGAACATGGTGATCCGGGGCCTGGACTTCAACTTCGGCAAGGAACCGGCCAATACCTTTACCAATGACCAGCACCCGGACCTGCGCGCCGACACCATCATGGCCAATCCGCCCTTTAACATGAAGGAGTGGAACACCGGCGTCAGTGATAATGATCCGCGCTGGCAGTACGGCAGACCGCCGACGAACAACGCCAACTTTGCCTGGCTCCAGCACATGTTTTATCATCTGGCCCCCAATGGTTCCATGGGGTTGCTCCTGGCAAACGGCTCCATGAGTTCCAACACCAACACCGAGGGCCAGATCAGAAAGGCGCTGATCGAAAACGATCTTGTAGAGTGCATGGTGGCCCTGCCCGGCCAGCTCTTCACCAATACCCAGATTCCGGCCTGTATCTGGTTTTTGACCCGCAACAAGAAAGCGCGCAACAGTTTCCGGGACCGCTCCGGCGAAGTGCTGTTTATCGATGCCCGCAACCTGGGCTACATGAAGGACCGGGTGCTGCGGGATTTCAAGAAGGAGGAGATCGACAAAATTGCCGGAGCCTTCCATGCCTGGCGGAAAGGCGAAGGATACGCGGACGAGGCCGGGTTCTGCATGTCTGCCAAACTGGACGTGATTACCAAGCATGACCATGTGCTGACGCCGGGCCGCTATGTGGGGGCTGCGGAAGCGGAGGAGGACGGCGAACCCTTTGCCGATAAGATGGCTCGATTGACGGCCCGGCTTTCAGGGCAGTTTAATGAGAGTGCCAAGCTGGAAGAGCAGATTAAACAGAATCTGGCCGGACTGGGGTATAAAATTTGA
- a CDS encoding nucleotidyltransferase domain-containing protein yields MSNSEDDTEIFLEAMGTFSMTSDVDLALYGDELTISDQARLGAEIDRLPMAQRVDLLIYRTINNEKFRKHGKEWFCRSWEG; encoded by the coding sequence ATGAGCAATAGTGAAGATGATACAGAAATTTTTCTTGAAGCCATGGGAACTTTTTCCATGACCTCAGATGTGGATTTGGCCCTGTATGGGGATGAGCTGACCATCTCCGACCAGGCCAGGCTCGGGGCTGAAATTGACCGACTTCCCATGGCCCAGCGGGTGGATCTGCTGATCTACAGGACTATTAATAATGAGAAGTTTCGGAAGCATGGCAAGGAGTGGTTTTGCAGGAGTTGGGAGGGGTGA
- a CDS encoding restriction endonuclease subunit S has translation MQELGGVSANFSKLSEVADVIDSLHKTPKYSETGFPMVRCTDVKYGKLDLSDTLKVSDEVFAEFSRRYKPKKNDIIITRVGSYGLTALVDDSNFCLGQNTTAIVPKINPRYLYIALNSPQVKNQIEFSVVGSTQKTLSLKAINDLEIRRFGGDVEDRIAEILSAIDDKGQLNRQINQTLEEMAQAIFKSWFVDFEPVKARIEAKTNGQDPERAAMCAISGKTDAELDHICPDQLVHLRATAALFPDELTDSELGLIPKGWGVSTIGVEFIVTMGQSPPGHTYNKNQEGTPFFQGRRDFKWRYPVNRVFCTAPKRFAQKGDTLLSVRAPVGDVNKAATICCIGRGLAALRHKSGCEAYTYYTLKKLEQYFNNFDTEGTVFGSINQKALKNIKIIHPNAKNLKEFSRLIGGFDQQILNNENQISSLTQLRDTLLPELISGEIAVNVAESVNKEVI, from the coding sequence TTGCAGGAGTTGGGAGGGGTGAGTGCTAACTTTAGCAAATTATCAGAAGTAGCAGATGTTATCGATTCACTGCATAAGACACCGAAATATTCGGAGACAGGTTTCCCTATGGTTCGGTGTACAGATGTTAAATATGGGAAATTAGATTTATCAGATACTCTAAAAGTAAGTGATGAAGTCTTTGCTGAGTTCTCCCGTCGGTACAAACCAAAAAAGAACGACATAATTATTACCAGGGTTGGGTCGTATGGATTAACCGCATTGGTAGACGATAGCAATTTCTGCCTTGGACAAAACACAACCGCCATAGTCCCTAAAATCAATCCTCGTTATTTATACATTGCCCTTAATTCACCACAGGTAAAAAACCAAATCGAATTTTCTGTAGTTGGCAGCACACAAAAAACGCTCAGTTTAAAAGCAATCAATGATCTTGAGATACGGCGATTTGGTGGAGATGTTGAAGATAGAATCGCTGAAATACTCAGCGCGATCGACGATAAAGGTCAACTCAACCGCCAGATCAACCAGACCCTGGAGGAGATGGCCCAGGCCATTTTCAAATCGTGGTTTGTGGATTTCGAACCGGTCAAGGCCAGGATCGAGGCAAAAACAAACGGCCAGGACCCGGAACGCGCGGCCATGTGCGCCATCAGCGGTAAAACCGACGCCGAACTCGACCACATCTGCCCTGACCAGCTTGTCCATCTCCGCGCGACCGCCGCCCTCTTCCCCGACGAACTCACCGACTCCGAATTAGGGTTGATTCCGAAGGGATGGGGCGTTTCAACTATCGGAGTTGAGTTTATTGTAACAATGGGACAATCTCCGCCCGGACATACTTATAACAAAAATCAGGAAGGAACTCCTTTCTTTCAGGGGCGAAGAGATTTCAAATGGCGTTATCCTGTTAATCGGGTTTTCTGCACAGCACCAAAACGCTTTGCCCAAAAAGGAGACACCCTATTAAGTGTAAGAGCTCCTGTTGGAGATGTTAACAAGGCTGCGACAATTTGTTGCATTGGCAGAGGGTTGGCCGCCCTACGTCATAAATCAGGGTGCGAGGCATATACTTATTATACCCTTAAAAAATTAGAGCAATATTTCAATAATTTTGACACAGAAGGTACAGTGTTTGGCTCGATTAATCAGAAGGCCTTAAAAAATATAAAAATTATTCATCCTAATGCTAAGAATTTAAAAGAGTTTTCAAGACTTATAGGGGGATTTGATCAACAAATTTTGAATAATGAAAATCAGATTTCCTCCCTCACCCAACTCCGTGATACCCTACTCCCAGAACTCATCTCCGGAGAGATTGCCGTTAATGTTGCGGAATCCGTCAACAAGGAGGTAATATGA
- a CDS encoding IS1 family transposase, producing the protein MFFWNKGKRNLPTARDLRKKITELGITVDTIYTDDWTSFVKTFKSDNHVTGKANTVGIEGNNCRLRHRIRRAFRKTCCFSKNLYNHLKSFELVFFYINFGHV; encoded by the coding sequence TTGTTTTTTTGGAATAAGGGCAAGCGTAATTTGCCTACCGCAAGAGATTTACGGAAAAAAATTACAGAGCTGGGCATCACGGTTGACACGATTTATACGGACGACTGGACAAGTTTTGTAAAAACCTTCAAATCCGACAATCATGTTACGGGGAAAGCCAATACTGTTGGAATTGAAGGAAATAATTGCAGATTGAGACACAGAATTCGACGTGCATTTAGAAAAACGTGTTGTTTTTCCAAAAACCTTTATAACCATCTTAAATCATTTGAGTTAGTCTTTTTTTATATCAATTTTGGTCATGTATAA
- a CDS encoding DnaJ domain-containing protein, producing MQKNYYLVLGIPSEATPDDIKDAYRKLVKEFHPDHYGGDNHSPFLDIQEAYSVLSDPSKRRVHDLEVLIQKDKLRSRYAESIQSGPGRQAEPLIPGQQQPVNLGAASLARSFHTYQSSFDELFDKIFSNFSQTPGPKSEHPENLNVVITLTPLQAFQGGRIKITLPAQLKCPACSGQGWVGMYECRRCRGQGVVSGEYPVMINYPSGISDHHLVQLPLDTYGIKNFYLTVHFRISEIL from the coding sequence ATGCAAAAAAACTATTACCTTGTTTTAGGAATTCCTTCAGAAGCAACACCGGATGATATCAAAGACGCATATCGAAAACTTGTCAAAGAGTTTCATCCGGATCATTACGGCGGAGATAACCATTCTCCCTTTCTTGACATCCAGGAGGCATATTCAGTACTGTCCGATCCATCTAAAAGACGTGTCCATGATCTTGAGGTTTTAATACAAAAAGATAAGTTAAGATCCCGGTATGCAGAAAGTATCCAATCGGGCCCGGGCAGACAAGCAGAACCTCTAATCCCTGGTCAGCAACAGCCCGTGAATTTGGGGGCGGCAAGCCTTGCCAGGTCTTTTCATACGTATCAATCGTCATTTGATGAATTATTTGACAAGATATTCAGCAATTTCAGCCAGACACCAGGTCCTAAAAGCGAACATCCTGAGAACCTCAATGTTGTTATCACGCTGACACCTTTACAGGCGTTTCAGGGTGGACGAATCAAAATAACACTGCCGGCGCAACTCAAATGTCCGGCCTGTTCCGGGCAAGGATGGGTTGGCATGTACGAATGCCGGCGATGTCGTGGTCAAGGTGTTGTGTCAGGCGAGTATCCTGTCATGATCAACTACCCTTCAGGTATATCAGACCATCATTTGGTTCAATTGCCGCTGGATACGTATGGAATTAAAAATTTTTATTTAACGGTACATTTTCGTATCAGTGAAATCCTTTAA